In one Rhopalosiphum padi isolate XX-2018 chromosome 3, ASM2088224v1, whole genome shotgun sequence genomic region, the following are encoded:
- the LOC132924326 gene encoding zinc finger protein ush isoform X1: MSRRKQSNPKPLKPGEDSEWTTNDEVVGGSDATAKCEVKTEQQQPSPSSRPEPEDPPPANDTQPTLRLNPNLATDPARWSLADKPSPPQPPLPPPPPPSVTVTAAAAASSSESSSSSSSSSSLSSSAIGEPTHNVVTITAPRAIQIFICNPCGIRFSSLSTLDAHQTYYCSRRHKKDSESDDVKLPIVIEPDEMTLGNDTDSRPSSVEPNSKSMRTGKQYKCPHCSYSADKKVSLNRHMRMHSISPVLVQSPPCPSDNADPSVVDRYCQNCDIRFSNLRTYQAHKTHYCNTRHVVKPTPSSSPMPNNPSPTGVVPTYLALPTNPVIVVPYTLVQNASVLSALSAEIGPSPPTDTACIVLSDGTLQPIAQALVPTKFNMIANSENIQRDHSQSPPEEYFSPPKKAESVSPETKMRPAAQPSSPLDLRLKRVAKSSQDAAGCTDGEEEKENRRSDGNITDAEDIVCAPSIPCMILSPSSSPTSGGGGDGGGNKTPQHRPGTHHHHHNQQLQQHHHQQQQQQQQQQQQQQQQQQQQLQQLQHLHRNHNPLPLQPPTNGMVVQHCGKPVPVTAVYDGTDRNGGKFSVSSLLHASSGRLQDGVKQEPVNNGEPPHHAMHQMPPGAHHRFSAMHKSLLSSAVAAQMPPGVQPRGIGELLGAAPVLPYFTPDMTLRLASNSTQDGGGMPPAHHQFYLKQGPSKCESCNIVFCKYENFLAHKKHYCASRPPPDGGDGDPDKTSPEGSPGPKPLTVSSPQSSKDSVSPTPVLKPPMIQFICSTCGVKFSSFDNLTTHQTFYCPNRTAVALQEPVDNKAALLAPPLKCPKCKMTIDGTHHHQCQPANCWKCPVCGAVCSSASAAQKHLDNHNGIRAFVCTICQYKGNTLRGLRTHIRMHFNKRMIPDLMEEDYVTCLIDENSASSMVDGRAKTPTTSADSADKPSAPSTVLVKTTAATSSLSSSSPSPSSSLSSSTAAAAIVVVDDEPKELVVVKQESVNGVAAPSADESATAGGYRQQQRDQPATASNDPAQQQQQLPAPQPQLQLQNAGNRRPGITAKYCKACDISFNYLSTFIAHKKYYCRNSTEYKCNTENAKAATVT; encoded by the exons CTGGCGAAGATAGCGAATGGACCACAAATGATGAAGTGGTTGGCGGTAGCGATGCGACAGCAAAATGTGAGGTAAAGACAGAACAGCAACAACCGTCACCGTCATCGCGACCTGAACCGGAAGACCCACCACCCGCCAATGACACGCAACCAACGTTAAGACTTAATCCGAATTTAGCCACTGATCCAGCCAGATGGTCGCTCGCAGACAAGCCGTCACCGCCACAGCCTCCActgccaccaccgccgccaccatCAGTGACAGTAACGGCGGCTGCAGCCGCGTCATCTTCGGAatcgtcgtcttcgtcgtcttcgtcgtcttCACTGTCATCGTCGGCGATCGGTGAGCCTACTCACAACGTAGTCACTATTACCGCACCTAGAG CGATTCAAATATTCATTTGTAACCCGTGCGGGATACGATTCAGTTCGCTGAGCACACTGGACGCCCATCAAACGTACTATTGTTCACGCAGACAcaaaaaag ATTCAGAATCGGACGATGTTAAGTTGCCGATTGTTATCGAGCCGGACGAGATGACCCTAGGCAACGACACAGATAGCCGTCCGTCGTCCGTCGAACCGAACTCAAAATCGATGAGAACGGGAAAACAGTACAAGTGCCCTCACTGTTCATACAGCGCCGATAAAAAA GTGAGTCTAAACAGACACATGCGCATGCATTCCATATCACCGGTGTTGGTGCAATCGCCGCCGTGTCCGTCGGACAATGCTGACCCGTCGGTGGTGGACCGATACTGCCAGAACTGTGACATCAGGTTCTCTAACTTGCGTACGTACCAGGCGCATAAGACGCACTACTGCAACACGCGGCACGTGGTCAAACCAACCCCGTCCAGCTCGCCTATGCCTAACAACCCGTCGCCCACCGGCGTGGTGCCTACTTACCTGGCACTGCCCACCAATCCTGTCATCGTAGTTCCTTACACACTCGTACAAAATGCAAGCGTCCTGTCCGCACTATCGGCGGAGATAGGCCCGTCCCCGCCTACCGACACCGCTTGCATCGTCCTGTCCGACGGCACGCTACAGCCCATCGCCCAGGCACTGGTGCCCACCAAATTCAATATGATCGCCAACAGCGAAAACATACAGAGAGACCACTCGCAGTCTCCACCGGAAGAATATTTTTCGCCG CCCAAAAAAGCAGAGTCCGTCAGCCCGGAGACGAAAATGAGACCGGCGGCGCAACCGTCGTCGCCGCTTGACTTGCGACTGAAGCGCGTGGCGAAGTCCTCGCAGGACGCCGCTGGCTGCACGGACGGCGAAGAGGAAAAGGAGAACAGACGGAGCGACGGTAACATAACGGACGCCGAGGACATAGTGTGCGCGCCGTCCATTCCGTGCATGATACTGTCGCCGTCGTCTTCTCCGACGTCcggtggcggcggcgacggtgGTGGTAACAAGACGCCGCAACACCGGCCCGGAacgcaccaccaccaccacaatCAGCAACTGCAGCAGCACCACcaccagcagcagcagcaacaacaacaacaacagcagcaacagcagcaacagcaacagcaacagctgCAACAACTGCAGCACCTCCATCGCAACCACAACCCGCTGCCGCTGCAACCGCCCACTAACGGCATGGTGGTGCAGCATTGCGGCAAGCCCGTTCCCGTAACGGCTGTGTACGACGGCACCGACCGAAACGGCGGAAAGTTCAGCGTGTCTAGCCTGTTGCACGCGTCGAGTGGCCGGCTGCAGGATGGCGTCAAACAGGAACCGGTCAACAACGGCGAGCCACCGCATCACGCGATGCACCAAATGCCGCCGGGTGCGCATCACAGGTTCAGCGCGATGCACAAATCGCTGTTGTCCTCGGCCGTCGCGGCCCAAATGCCGCCCGGCGTTCAGCCGCGCGGTATCGGTGAACTCCTCGGCGCGGCCCCCGTGTTGCCGTACTTCACACCCGACATGACGCTCCGGCTAGCTTCGAATTCGACACAGGACGGCGGCGGCATGCCGCCCGCGCACCATCAGTTCTACTTGAAACAGGGCCCGTCCAAGTGCGAGAGCTGCAACATCGTGTTCTGCAAGTACGAGAACTTCCTGGCGCACAAGAAACACTACTGCGCGTCCCGCCCACCACCGGACGGCGGGGACGGCGACCCGGACAAGACGAGTCCCGAAGGATCGCCCGGGCCGAAGCCGCTGACCGTGTCTTCGCCGCAGTCGTCCAAGGACAGCGTGAGCCCCACGCCGGTGCTCAAGCCGCCCATGATCCAGTTCATATGCTCCACGTGCGGCGTCAAATTCTCATCGTTCGATAACCTCACCACGCATCAGACTTTCTACTGCCCGAACAGGACTGCCGTGGCGCTGCAGGAACCGGTTGACAACAAGGCGGCGCTGCTTGCACCGCCGTTAAAATGTCCAAAGTGCAAA ATGACCATTGACGGGACACACCATCACCAGTGTCAGCCAGCCAACTGTTGGAAGTGTCCAGTGTGCGGCGCCGTGTGCTCGAGTGCATCGGCCGCCCAAAAACATTTGGACAACCATAACGGTATAAGGGCGTTCGTGTGCACTATCTGCCAGTACAAGGGCAACACGCTCAGGGGTCTCAGAACGCATATTCGCATGCACTTTAACAAGCGTATGATTCCGGATCTCATG GAAGAAGATTACGTGACGTGTCTGATCGACGAGAACTCTGCGTCATCGATGGTGGACGGACGTGCCAAAACGCCGACGACTTCTGCAGATTCCGCGGACAAGCCGTCTGCGCCGTCGACCGTCCTTGTCAAGACCACCGCGGCCACCTCGTCGTTGTcttcgtcgtcgccgtcgcctTCGTCGTCTCTGTCGTCGTCCACTGCCGCGGCCGCCATCGTCGTCGTGGACGACGAGCCAAAAGAGCTGGTCGTCGTCAAGCAGGAATCGGTCAACGGCGTGGCCGCGCCGTCAGCGGACGAGTCGGCCACTGCGGGCGGCTACCGTCAACAACAGCGCGACCAGCCGGCCACCGCGTCCAACGACCCGgcacagcagcaacaacaactgCCGGCGCCGCAGCCGCAACTGCAACTGCAAAACGCCGGCAACAGGCGGCCCGGCATCACGGCGAAATACTGCAAGGCGTGCGACATATCGTTTAACTATCTGTCCACGTTCATCGCGCACAAAAAGTACTATTGCCGGAACAGCACCGAGTACAAGTGCAACACGGAAAACGCCAAGGCGGCGACCGTCACTTAG
- the LOC132924326 gene encoding zinc finger protein ush isoform X2 — protein sequence MVKVIRHSIKNITGEDSEWTTNDEVVGGSDATAKCEVKTEQQQPSPSSRPEPEDPPPANDTQPTLRLNPNLATDPARWSLADKPSPPQPPLPPPPPPSVTVTAAAAASSSESSSSSSSSSSLSSSAIGEPTHNVVTITAPRAIQIFICNPCGIRFSSLSTLDAHQTYYCSRRHKKDSESDDVKLPIVIEPDEMTLGNDTDSRPSSVEPNSKSMRTGKQYKCPHCSYSADKKVSLNRHMRMHSISPVLVQSPPCPSDNADPSVVDRYCQNCDIRFSNLRTYQAHKTHYCNTRHVVKPTPSSSPMPNNPSPTGVVPTYLALPTNPVIVVPYTLVQNASVLSALSAEIGPSPPTDTACIVLSDGTLQPIAQALVPTKFNMIANSENIQRDHSQSPPEEYFSPPKKAESVSPETKMRPAAQPSSPLDLRLKRVAKSSQDAAGCTDGEEEKENRRSDGNITDAEDIVCAPSIPCMILSPSSSPTSGGGGDGGGNKTPQHRPGTHHHHHNQQLQQHHHQQQQQQQQQQQQQQQQQQQQLQQLQHLHRNHNPLPLQPPTNGMVVQHCGKPVPVTAVYDGTDRNGGKFSVSSLLHASSGRLQDGVKQEPVNNGEPPHHAMHQMPPGAHHRFSAMHKSLLSSAVAAQMPPGVQPRGIGELLGAAPVLPYFTPDMTLRLASNSTQDGGGMPPAHHQFYLKQGPSKCESCNIVFCKYENFLAHKKHYCASRPPPDGGDGDPDKTSPEGSPGPKPLTVSSPQSSKDSVSPTPVLKPPMIQFICSTCGVKFSSFDNLTTHQTFYCPNRTAVALQEPVDNKAALLAPPLKCPKCKMTIDGTHHHQCQPANCWKCPVCGAVCSSASAAQKHLDNHNGIRAFVCTICQYKGNTLRGLRTHIRMHFNKRMIPDLMEEDYVTCLIDENSASSMVDGRAKTPTTSADSADKPSAPSTVLVKTTAATSSLSSSSPSPSSSLSSSTAAAAIVVVDDEPKELVVVKQESVNGVAAPSADESATAGGYRQQQRDQPATASNDPAQQQQQLPAPQPQLQLQNAGNRRPGITAKYCKACDISFNYLSTFIAHKKYYCRNSTEYKCNTENAKAATVT from the exons CTGGCGAAGATAGCGAATGGACCACAAATGATGAAGTGGTTGGCGGTAGCGATGCGACAGCAAAATGTGAGGTAAAGACAGAACAGCAACAACCGTCACCGTCATCGCGACCTGAACCGGAAGACCCACCACCCGCCAATGACACGCAACCAACGTTAAGACTTAATCCGAATTTAGCCACTGATCCAGCCAGATGGTCGCTCGCAGACAAGCCGTCACCGCCACAGCCTCCActgccaccaccgccgccaccatCAGTGACAGTAACGGCGGCTGCAGCCGCGTCATCTTCGGAatcgtcgtcttcgtcgtcttcgtcgtcttCACTGTCATCGTCGGCGATCGGTGAGCCTACTCACAACGTAGTCACTATTACCGCACCTAGAG CGATTCAAATATTCATTTGTAACCCGTGCGGGATACGATTCAGTTCGCTGAGCACACTGGACGCCCATCAAACGTACTATTGTTCACGCAGACAcaaaaaag ATTCAGAATCGGACGATGTTAAGTTGCCGATTGTTATCGAGCCGGACGAGATGACCCTAGGCAACGACACAGATAGCCGTCCGTCGTCCGTCGAACCGAACTCAAAATCGATGAGAACGGGAAAACAGTACAAGTGCCCTCACTGTTCATACAGCGCCGATAAAAAA GTGAGTCTAAACAGACACATGCGCATGCATTCCATATCACCGGTGTTGGTGCAATCGCCGCCGTGTCCGTCGGACAATGCTGACCCGTCGGTGGTGGACCGATACTGCCAGAACTGTGACATCAGGTTCTCTAACTTGCGTACGTACCAGGCGCATAAGACGCACTACTGCAACACGCGGCACGTGGTCAAACCAACCCCGTCCAGCTCGCCTATGCCTAACAACCCGTCGCCCACCGGCGTGGTGCCTACTTACCTGGCACTGCCCACCAATCCTGTCATCGTAGTTCCTTACACACTCGTACAAAATGCAAGCGTCCTGTCCGCACTATCGGCGGAGATAGGCCCGTCCCCGCCTACCGACACCGCTTGCATCGTCCTGTCCGACGGCACGCTACAGCCCATCGCCCAGGCACTGGTGCCCACCAAATTCAATATGATCGCCAACAGCGAAAACATACAGAGAGACCACTCGCAGTCTCCACCGGAAGAATATTTTTCGCCG CCCAAAAAAGCAGAGTCCGTCAGCCCGGAGACGAAAATGAGACCGGCGGCGCAACCGTCGTCGCCGCTTGACTTGCGACTGAAGCGCGTGGCGAAGTCCTCGCAGGACGCCGCTGGCTGCACGGACGGCGAAGAGGAAAAGGAGAACAGACGGAGCGACGGTAACATAACGGACGCCGAGGACATAGTGTGCGCGCCGTCCATTCCGTGCATGATACTGTCGCCGTCGTCTTCTCCGACGTCcggtggcggcggcgacggtgGTGGTAACAAGACGCCGCAACACCGGCCCGGAacgcaccaccaccaccacaatCAGCAACTGCAGCAGCACCACcaccagcagcagcagcaacaacaacaacaacagcagcaacagcagcaacagcaacagcaacagctgCAACAACTGCAGCACCTCCATCGCAACCACAACCCGCTGCCGCTGCAACCGCCCACTAACGGCATGGTGGTGCAGCATTGCGGCAAGCCCGTTCCCGTAACGGCTGTGTACGACGGCACCGACCGAAACGGCGGAAAGTTCAGCGTGTCTAGCCTGTTGCACGCGTCGAGTGGCCGGCTGCAGGATGGCGTCAAACAGGAACCGGTCAACAACGGCGAGCCACCGCATCACGCGATGCACCAAATGCCGCCGGGTGCGCATCACAGGTTCAGCGCGATGCACAAATCGCTGTTGTCCTCGGCCGTCGCGGCCCAAATGCCGCCCGGCGTTCAGCCGCGCGGTATCGGTGAACTCCTCGGCGCGGCCCCCGTGTTGCCGTACTTCACACCCGACATGACGCTCCGGCTAGCTTCGAATTCGACACAGGACGGCGGCGGCATGCCGCCCGCGCACCATCAGTTCTACTTGAAACAGGGCCCGTCCAAGTGCGAGAGCTGCAACATCGTGTTCTGCAAGTACGAGAACTTCCTGGCGCACAAGAAACACTACTGCGCGTCCCGCCCACCACCGGACGGCGGGGACGGCGACCCGGACAAGACGAGTCCCGAAGGATCGCCCGGGCCGAAGCCGCTGACCGTGTCTTCGCCGCAGTCGTCCAAGGACAGCGTGAGCCCCACGCCGGTGCTCAAGCCGCCCATGATCCAGTTCATATGCTCCACGTGCGGCGTCAAATTCTCATCGTTCGATAACCTCACCACGCATCAGACTTTCTACTGCCCGAACAGGACTGCCGTGGCGCTGCAGGAACCGGTTGACAACAAGGCGGCGCTGCTTGCACCGCCGTTAAAATGTCCAAAGTGCAAA ATGACCATTGACGGGACACACCATCACCAGTGTCAGCCAGCCAACTGTTGGAAGTGTCCAGTGTGCGGCGCCGTGTGCTCGAGTGCATCGGCCGCCCAAAAACATTTGGACAACCATAACGGTATAAGGGCGTTCGTGTGCACTATCTGCCAGTACAAGGGCAACACGCTCAGGGGTCTCAGAACGCATATTCGCATGCACTTTAACAAGCGTATGATTCCGGATCTCATG GAAGAAGATTACGTGACGTGTCTGATCGACGAGAACTCTGCGTCATCGATGGTGGACGGACGTGCCAAAACGCCGACGACTTCTGCAGATTCCGCGGACAAGCCGTCTGCGCCGTCGACCGTCCTTGTCAAGACCACCGCGGCCACCTCGTCGTTGTcttcgtcgtcgccgtcgcctTCGTCGTCTCTGTCGTCGTCCACTGCCGCGGCCGCCATCGTCGTCGTGGACGACGAGCCAAAAGAGCTGGTCGTCGTCAAGCAGGAATCGGTCAACGGCGTGGCCGCGCCGTCAGCGGACGAGTCGGCCACTGCGGGCGGCTACCGTCAACAACAGCGCGACCAGCCGGCCACCGCGTCCAACGACCCGgcacagcagcaacaacaactgCCGGCGCCGCAGCCGCAACTGCAACTGCAAAACGCCGGCAACAGGCGGCCCGGCATCACGGCGAAATACTGCAAGGCGTGCGACATATCGTTTAACTATCTGTCCACGTTCATCGCGCACAAAAAGTACTATTGCCGGAACAGCACCGAGTACAAGTGCAACACGGAAAACGCCAAGGCGGCGACCGTCACTTAG
- the LOC132924327 gene encoding peptidyl-prolyl cis-trans isomerase, rhodopsin-specific isozyme: MVFCNCFTAVACALVAIVVGGCRAAEIQTFTVTDVAYLDVEVAGTELGTIEIGLFGEIAPKTVANFVSILTKGINGRTYAGTKFHRVFNKFVIQGGDILNNDGSGSISIYGDTFPDENLKVNGTKPGFVGMANSGPDTNGCQFFITTRSTPSLNGEHVLFGIVVEGQEVIHVVEQQLTDHLGRPTKEIRITKCGLLNRRPPFEVTDHPRNSNVWKWIIASALPVSMSTAILLLFQWMISQINKAII, encoded by the exons ATGGTTTTCTGCAATTGTTTTACCGCGGTCGCGTGCGCGTTGGTGGCAATCGTCGTCGGCGGATGTCGCGCAGCC GAAATCCAGACGTTCACGGTGACCGACGTGGCATACTTGGATGTGGAGGTAGCCGGAACAGAGTTGGGTACAATTGAGATCGGCCTTTTTGGCGAAATTGCACCGAAAACGGTGGCCAACTTTGTCTCCATTCTGACAAAAGGTATCAACGGCCGCACTTACGCCGGCACAAAGTTCCATCGGGTGTTCAACAAGTTCGTCATCCAAG gtGGAGACATATTGAACAATGACGGAAGCGGATCTATAAGCATATACGGTGACACGTTTCCCgatgaaaatttaaaagtgaaCGGCACAAAACCGGGATTTGTGGGAATGGCTAATTCTG GTCCAGACACAAACGGATGTCAGTTTTTCATAACAACCAGGTCCACGCCAAGCTTGAATGGTGAACACGTATTGTTCGGCATCGTGGTCGAAGGACAGGAAGTCATACACGTCGTCGAACAGCAGCTGACAGACCATCTGGGGAGGCCCACCAAAGAGATAAGAATAACGAAATGCGGCTTGCTGAACCGACGACCACCATTCGAGGTTACGGACCATCCGCGCAA TTCGAATGTTTGGAAATGGATAATCGCGTCTGCTCTACCAGTTTCGATGTCTAcagctatattattactattccaGTGGATGATTTCTCAGATCAACAAAGCGATTATTTAA